A stretch of the Dechloromonas sp. TW-R-39-2 genome encodes the following:
- a CDS encoding TRAP transporter substrate-binding protein → MLKTLAAIGATSALCFIGSAAQAQQKWDMPTGYPASNFHTENIQQFAGDIDKATAGKLKITVHDGGSLFKANEVKRAVQGGQAQLGEIIISGYSNEDPVYGVDSIPFLATSYQESQKLWQASRPATEARLAKQGMKVLYSVPWPPQGIFSSKPINSAADLKGAKWRAYNPNTSRIAQLVGAQPVTVQAAELTQALATGAVNTFMTSGATGYDSKVWEQVKYYYDVSAWLPKNLVIVSQKAFDGLDKPSQEAVLKAAAAAETRGWKVSQEKNTWYIEQLKKNGMTVDAGSAQLRADLKKVGETMVADWTKQAGADGQAILDAYRK, encoded by the coding sequence ATGTTGAAGACTCTCGCCGCCATCGGCGCCACCTCGGCCCTGTGCTTCATCGGGTCCGCCGCTCAGGCCCAGCAGAAATGGGACATGCCGACCGGCTACCCGGCTTCGAACTTTCACACCGAAAACATCCAGCAGTTCGCTGGCGACATCGATAAAGCCACCGCCGGCAAACTGAAGATCACCGTGCATGACGGCGGTTCGCTGTTCAAGGCCAACGAAGTCAAACGTGCCGTGCAAGGCGGCCAGGCGCAGTTAGGCGAAATCATCATCTCCGGTTATTCCAATGAAGATCCGGTCTATGGCGTTGATTCGATTCCTTTCCTGGCGACCAGCTATCAGGAATCGCAAAAACTCTGGCAAGCCTCCCGCCCGGCGACCGAAGCGCGTCTCGCCAAGCAGGGCATGAAGGTGCTGTACTCGGTGCCATGGCCACCGCAAGGCATTTTCAGCAGCAAGCCGATCAATAGCGCGGCTGATCTGAAGGGTGCCAAGTGGCGCGCCTACAACCCGAACACCAGCCGCATCGCCCAACTGGTCGGTGCCCAGCCGGTCACCGTGCAGGCCGCCGAACTGACGCAGGCGCTGGCCACCGGCGCGGTCAACACCTTCATGACCTCCGGCGCCACCGGCTACGACAGCAAGGTCTGGGAACAGGTCAAGTATTACTACGACGTCAGCGCCTGGCTGCCGAAAAATCTGGTCATCGTTTCCCAGAAAGCTTTCGACGGCCTCGACAAGCCGAGCCAGGAAGCCGTGCTGAAGGCTGCCGCGGCTGCCGAAACACGCGGTTGGAAGGTCAGCCAGGAGAAAAACACCTGGTACATCGAGCAACTGAAGAAGAATGGCATGACGGTAGACGCTGGTTCGGCCCAGTTGCGCGCCGATCTCAAGAAAGTGGGCGAAACGATGGTCGCCGACTGGACCAAGCAGGCCGGCGCAGACGGCCAGGCCATTCTCGACGCCTACCGCAAGTAA
- a CDS encoding winged helix DNA-binding protein, with the protein MKSKAKTPAVEPRPALAQPGQRIVSSSHLVSEKSPELSEFEFGLIIAAHAFNRWLIRCMGAAGVKDMAPVDVLVLHHINHRRSEKRLADICFVLNIEDTHVVTYSVKKLVGMGLVSSTKRGKEAFFSTTEEGAELCMQYREVREACLMPGFSGAEEENQRLGEVARLLRTVSGRYDQAARAATSY; encoded by the coding sequence ATGAAGTCCAAGGCAAAAACACCCGCTGTCGAACCCCGTCCGGCGCTTGCCCAGCCGGGGCAGCGCATCGTTTCCTCGTCACACCTGGTTTCGGAAAAATCCCCGGAGCTGTCGGAATTCGAGTTTGGTCTGATCATCGCTGCGCACGCCTTCAACCGCTGGCTGATCCGCTGCATGGGCGCCGCCGGGGTCAAGGACATGGCGCCGGTCGACGTGCTGGTGCTGCATCACATCAACCACCGACGCAGTGAAAAACGCCTGGCCGACATCTGCTTCGTGCTGAATATCGAAGACACCCACGTCGTTACCTACTCGGTCAAGAAACTGGTCGGTATGGGGCTGGTCAGCAGCACCAAGCGTGGAAAGGAAGCCTTCTTCTCGACGACCGAAGAAGGCGCCGAACTGTGCATGCAATACCGTGAAGTGCGCGAAGCCTGCCTGATGCCCGGCTTCTCCGGCGCAGAAGAGGAAAACCAGCGCCTCGGCGAAGTCGCCCGCCTGTTGCGCACCGTTTCCGGTCGTTACGACCAGGCAGCGAGGGCTGCGACTTCGTATTGA
- a CDS encoding tetratricopeptide repeat protein has product MPFQVGATIPLDELEGALTALRSMAENNDPAAMHLLGQVLWDGLLVERDVLGALLLFESAIALNHPPALVSIGAYYHANAKSEADFERAANYYKAYFDWRQEEETRLGGEAVIYAQNQVRLGEVGLTEREFFRSFAISMNGVSYTATTTVLKQINDWRLAAKRKVIEIQKKLYKRNPGKSSFNPRTLPLAPMNGFCATGALVGDQCITHLELSLGWEGQLHRACIPLTDFGVPKNGLPNLRTLKEFACPIGCVPANCADEIRVAIDAPPSFSLRDAVINRWHGFFNRRPEVTADYKQKISMCIAVEGAGCRAFIDGREIFSDWRE; this is encoded by the coding sequence ATGCCGTTTCAAGTAGGGGCGACCATCCCATTAGATGAGTTAGAAGGCGCCCTCACGGCGCTTCGTAGTATGGCGGAAAATAACGATCCGGCAGCCATGCACTTGTTAGGTCAGGTTTTGTGGGATGGCCTGTTGGTAGAAAGAGATGTGCTTGGGGCGCTCCTGCTGTTTGAAAGTGCGATTGCACTAAATCATCCTCCAGCACTTGTCTCTATAGGTGCGTATTACCACGCCAACGCTAAGTCGGAGGCTGACTTTGAGCGCGCAGCGAACTATTACAAAGCGTATTTTGACTGGCGGCAAGAAGAGGAGACTCGCTTAGGGGGCGAGGCTGTTATTTATGCGCAAAATCAAGTGCGTCTCGGGGAGGTCGGACTGACTGAGCGGGAATTTTTCCGTAGCTTTGCAATATCGATGAACGGGGTTTCCTACACTGCTACCACGACTGTTCTGAAACAAATCAACGACTGGCGCTTGGCGGCTAAGCGTAAGGTCATAGAAATCCAGAAAAAGCTATACAAACGAAATCCGGGAAAATCAAGCTTTAACCCAAGGACACTGCCGCTAGCCCCGATGAACGGATTCTGTGCCACTGGCGCATTGGTAGGCGATCAATGCATTACTCATCTGGAGCTTTCGCTGGGCTGGGAGGGGCAATTGCATCGGGCATGTATACCTCTGACCGATTTTGGTGTCCCTAAAAATGGGCTACCGAACCTTCGAACACTCAAAGAGTTTGCTTGCCCCATTGGTTGCGTACCGGCGAACTGCGCAGACGAGATACGAGTAGCGATCGATGCACCTCCCTCATTCTCGCTGAGGGATGCGGTCATCAATCGGTGGCATGGATTTTTTAATCGCCGGCCGGAGGTGACTGCTGACTACAAGCAGAAAATATCAATGTGCATAGCTGTCGAAGGGGCTGGTTGCAGGGCATTTATAGATGGCCGCGAGATATTTTCCGATTGGCGAGAGTAG
- a CDS encoding IS110 family transposase, translating into MKLTTIGIDLAKNVFQVHGVDERGKAVLKKQLKREQMAAFFANLAPCLIGMEACGSAHFWANKLQAMGHTVKLMAPQFVKPYVKTNKNDAADAEAICEAVSRPNMRFVPIKQAEQQAVLALHRARQGFVKARTAQANQIRGLLAEYGIIIPQGIAHIGKRLPEILEDGENGLPGVFRQLIARLGDHLKELDRQAQELEGQIQVWHSENAASRKLAQIPGIGPITASALVASIGNARNFENGRQLAAWLGLVPRQNSSGGKQTLLGISKRGDTYMRTLLIHGARAVIRVAERKAAHAGSWLAGVMGRRNKNVAAVALANKNARIVWALLAQDRDYKADYGLTA; encoded by the coding sequence ATGAAGCTTACGACGATTGGCATCGATCTGGCAAAAAACGTATTCCAGGTTCATGGCGTGGATGAACGGGGCAAAGCCGTCCTGAAGAAACAACTGAAGCGGGAGCAGATGGCAGCGTTCTTCGCCAACCTGGCGCCGTGCCTGATCGGCATGGAAGCCTGCGGCAGCGCACATTTTTGGGCGAACAAGCTGCAAGCGATGGGGCATACCGTCAAATTGATGGCGCCGCAATTTGTGAAGCCCTACGTCAAGACGAACAAAAATGATGCAGCGGATGCGGAGGCGATCTGTGAAGCGGTGAGCCGGCCAAACATGCGTTTTGTGCCGATCAAGCAGGCCGAGCAGCAGGCTGTACTGGCGCTGCATCGGGCTCGCCAAGGCTTCGTCAAAGCGAGGACAGCCCAGGCAAATCAGATTCGCGGCCTGCTGGCCGAGTACGGCATCATCATTCCCCAGGGCATTGCGCACATCGGCAAGCGTCTGCCGGAGATCCTCGAAGACGGCGAGAATGGCTTGCCCGGCGTCTTTCGTCAGCTAATTGCCCGTCTGGGAGACCACCTCAAGGAACTGGATCGGCAGGCCCAGGAGCTGGAAGGTCAAATCCAGGTCTGGCATAGCGAGAATGCCGCCAGTCGAAAGCTCGCGCAGATACCAGGGATTGGTCCGATTACAGCCAGTGCGCTGGTGGCATCCATCGGCAATGCCCGGAACTTCGAAAATGGCCGACAACTGGCAGCCTGGCTCGGGTTGGTGCCACGGCAGAACTCCAGCGGCGGCAAGCAGACCCTGCTGGGGATCAGCAAACGGGGCGATACCTATATGCGGACACTCTTGATCCACGGAGCGCGCGCCGTCATTCGGGTAGCCGAACGCAAGGCAGCCCACGCCGGGAGCTGGCTGGCAGGAGTGATGGGGCGACGCAACAAGAATGTGGCTGCTGTGGCCCTGGCGAACAAGAATGCCCGGATTGTCTGGGCGCTCCTGGCCCAGGATCGGGACTACAAAGCGGATTACGGATTGACGGCATAA
- a CDS encoding glutathione peroxidase — translation MNDALYDIPLQQIDGTATNLRPHQGKVMLIVNVASKCGLTPQYAGLEALHERYAERGFTVLGFPANDFAGQEPGSNAEIASFCTSNFGIRFPLYSKIVVTGEERHPLYSHLIAAHPDTEARPVMEEQLRGYGIEPTPRPEVLWNFEKILVDRNGQVVRRFAPDTKPDAEALIATIEGLL, via the coding sequence ATGAACGACGCACTCTACGACATCCCGCTCCAGCAGATCGACGGCACCGCCACCAACCTGCGCCCGCACCAGGGCAAGGTGATGCTGATCGTCAACGTCGCCTCGAAATGCGGCCTGACACCGCAATACGCCGGACTGGAAGCCCTGCACGAACGTTACGCCGAACGCGGCTTCACCGTCCTCGGCTTTCCGGCCAACGATTTCGCCGGGCAGGAACCGGGCAGCAACGCCGAAATCGCCAGCTTCTGCACAAGCAATTTCGGCATCCGCTTCCCGCTCTACAGCAAGATTGTCGTTACTGGTGAAGAGCGCCACCCGCTCTACAGCCACCTGATCGCCGCCCACCCGGACACCGAGGCACGCCCCGTCATGGAAGAACAACTACGCGGCTACGGCATCGAACCGACCCCGCGCCCGGAAGTGCTCTGGAATTTCGAAAAAATCCTCGTCGACCGCAACGGCCAGGTCGTCCGGCGCTTTGCGCCCGATACCAAGCCGGATGCGGAAGCACTGATTGCGACGATTGAGGGGCTGCTTTAA
- the paaY gene encoding phenylacetic acid degradation protein PaaY: MNSLRVYAIDGIVPVVDPTAFVHPSAVLIGDVIVGPGCYVGPCASLRGDFGRLILERGANLQDTCVMHGFPGTDTVVEENGHIGHGAVLHGCRIGKNALIGMNAVIMDNAVIGESAIVAASAFVKAGAEIPARSLVAGMPAKVIRTLSDEEIAWKSEGTKTYQDLTRRCLATMVETNPLSEVEADRKRIHIPDVIPLVELKKSGKS; this comes from the coding sequence ATGAATTCACTGCGCGTGTACGCCATCGACGGCATTGTACCGGTCGTCGATCCCACCGCCTTCGTCCATCCCAGCGCCGTGCTGATCGGCGACGTCATCGTCGGACCGGGCTGTTACGTCGGCCCCTGCGCCAGCCTGCGCGGCGATTTCGGCCGCCTGATCCTGGAACGTGGCGCCAACCTGCAGGACACCTGCGTGATGCACGGCTTTCCCGGCACCGACACCGTGGTCGAGGAAAACGGCCACATCGGCCATGGCGCGGTATTGCACGGCTGCCGCATCGGCAAGAACGCCCTGATCGGCATGAATGCCGTGATCATGGACAATGCCGTGATCGGCGAATCGGCCATTGTCGCCGCCAGTGCCTTCGTCAAGGCCGGCGCCGAGATTCCGGCCCGCAGCCTGGTCGCCGGCATGCCAGCCAAGGTCATCCGCACGCTCTCCGACGAAGAAATCGCCTGGAAAAGCGAAGGCACCAAAACCTATCAAGACCTGACCCGGCGCTGCCTGGCGACCATGGTTGAAACCAACCCGCTGAGCGAAGTCGAGGCCGACCGCAAACGCATCCATATTCCCGACGTGATTCCGCTCGTTGAACTGAAGAAATCCGGCAAAAGCTGA
- a CDS encoding IclR family transcriptional regulator — MQNLQGAVMSDEMEGKHGVQSLEIGMSILRAMVKGQRSMMLKDIAAAADMPASKAHRYLVSLIRAGLVGQDPLTSRYDLGPFALNIGLVAIDRLDRVRLGLAAIAELRDKINETTALAVWGDTGPVIVRWERPRRPITVNVVTGTALDPLTSASGRVFSAWLPKETVGRLIERRLKGPDLPPELQTRAEVEAMLAQVRADGYASVSGYHLVPGVEALAAPVFNFKNEITIAMLVVGVKGMFDMDPAGPVVGPLKEAAAELSVRLGYTGSN; from the coding sequence ATGCAGAATCTTCAAGGGGCGGTCATGAGTGACGAAATGGAAGGCAAACACGGCGTCCAGTCGCTGGAAATCGGGATGAGCATCCTGCGCGCCATGGTCAAGGGGCAGCGCTCGATGATGCTCAAGGACATTGCGGCGGCGGCGGACATGCCGGCCTCCAAGGCGCATCGCTATCTGGTCAGCCTGATTCGTGCCGGGTTGGTTGGGCAGGACCCGCTGACTTCCCGTTACGACCTTGGGCCGTTCGCCTTGAACATCGGTCTGGTGGCGATTGACCGGCTTGACCGGGTGCGCCTCGGCCTGGCGGCCATTGCCGAGTTGCGCGACAAGATCAACGAAACGACCGCGCTTGCCGTGTGGGGCGATACCGGGCCGGTCATCGTGCGCTGGGAGCGTCCGCGCCGCCCGATCACCGTCAATGTCGTGACCGGTACGGCGCTTGATCCGCTGACTTCGGCCAGCGGTCGGGTTTTTTCCGCCTGGTTGCCCAAGGAAACTGTTGGCCGCCTGATCGAACGTCGTCTCAAGGGGCCGGACCTGCCGCCGGAGTTGCAGACGCGCGCCGAGGTCGAAGCCATGCTGGCCCAGGTGCGGGCCGATGGTTACGCCAGCGTTTCCGGCTACCACCTGGTGCCGGGTGTGGAGGCACTGGCGGCGCCGGTCTTCAATTTCAAGAATGAAATTACCATCGCCATGCTGGTGGTTGGCGTCAAGGGTATGTTCGACATGGACCCGGCCGGGCCGGTGGTCGGGCCGCTCAAGGAGGCCGCCGCCGAATTGTCGGTTCGCCTGGGATACACCGGCAGCAACTAG
- a CDS encoding branched-chain amino acid ABC transporter permease, giving the protein MLAQFLQFLFSGVTVGATYALAALGFTLIYNASNVINFAQGEFIMLGGMLAVFFTQAGLPLPVALVLAILIPAIVGVVVEKLAIEPVKGAETVTLIIITIGASLVIRGLVQVWLGKGTHSLPAFSGDTPIEILGATLMPQSLWVLGVTALVVVALWYFFNRTLQGKAMLATSFNRLAAELVGINTSWVLFMSFAMSAALGALGGILVTPITLTSYDVGIMLGLKGFVAAVVGGLGNGLGAVLGGLLVGILEAMGAGYISSAYKDAIPFVLILLILFFMPRGLFGGKSTDRV; this is encoded by the coding sequence ATGCTTGCCCAGTTCCTGCAATTCCTATTTTCCGGTGTCACGGTCGGTGCGACTTACGCGCTGGCCGCGCTCGGCTTCACGCTGATCTACAACGCCAGCAACGTAATCAACTTCGCCCAGGGTGAGTTCATCATGCTCGGCGGCATGCTGGCGGTGTTCTTTACCCAGGCCGGCCTGCCTTTGCCGGTTGCGCTGGTGCTGGCTATCCTGATTCCGGCGATTGTCGGCGTGGTCGTTGAAAAACTGGCGATCGAACCGGTCAAGGGTGCCGAAACGGTCACGCTGATCATCATCACCATCGGCGCTTCGCTGGTCATTCGCGGTCTGGTCCAGGTCTGGCTCGGCAAAGGCACGCACAGCCTGCCGGCCTTCTCGGGTGACACGCCGATCGAGATTCTCGGTGCGACGCTGATGCCGCAGAGCCTGTGGGTGCTCGGCGTTACGGCGCTGGTCGTCGTCGCGCTGTGGTACTTCTTCAACCGCACGCTGCAGGGCAAGGCCATGCTGGCCACCTCGTTCAACCGTCTGGCGGCTGAACTGGTCGGGATCAACACCAGCTGGGTGCTGTTCATGAGCTTTGCCATGTCGGCCGCGCTCGGCGCGCTGGGCGGTATCTTGGTCACGCCGATCACGCTGACTTCCTACGATGTCGGGATCATGCTCGGCCTCAAGGGCTTCGTCGCTGCAGTGGTCGGCGGTCTGGGCAATGGTCTAGGCGCAGTGCTCGGCGGCTTGCTGGTCGGTATTCTGGAAGCCATGGGGGCGGGCTACATTTCGTCGGCCTACAAGGATGCCATTCCCTTCGTGCTCATCCTGCTCATTCTCTTCTTCATGCCGCGCGGCCTGTTTGGCGGCAAATCGACGGATCGGGTGTAA
- a CDS encoding branched-chain amino acid ABC transporter permease: protein MKKNAYFGLYIVMAILAVLPFVLPNSFYMDLVIRMAINAVIVLGLNLLIGFAGQISLGHAGFLGIGAYASAVLPTHFGWHPVLAMAAGAVATGILAALVARPIFKLKGHYLAMATLGLGIILSIALRNEAAWTGGPDGMPVPAMALFGFELSSDKQWYWVVALLLSVSVWASLNLIDSPFGRALRALHGSEVASQVVGVDVVRYKVAIFVMSAVFASLMGSVTAHYVGFVTPNLADFFHSIELVTMVVIGGMASVYGSLVGAVLLTALPQALATFEGWETVAFGSILMICMIFMPKGLVPTLAAKFGKGE, encoded by the coding sequence ATGAAAAAGAATGCCTATTTTGGCCTGTACATCGTCATGGCCATCCTTGCCGTGCTGCCTTTCGTGCTGCCCAACAGCTTCTACATGGATCTGGTGATCCGCATGGCGATCAATGCCGTGATCGTGCTCGGGCTGAATCTGCTGATCGGCTTTGCCGGCCAGATCAGTCTCGGTCATGCCGGTTTTCTGGGTATCGGCGCCTATGCCTCAGCCGTGCTGCCGACGCATTTCGGCTGGCATCCGGTGCTCGCCATGGCGGCGGGAGCTGTTGCAACCGGCATTCTGGCCGCGCTGGTCGCCCGGCCGATCTTTAAGTTGAAAGGCCACTATCTGGCAATGGCGACGCTCGGTCTCGGCATCATTCTGAGCATTGCCTTGCGCAACGAGGCTGCCTGGACGGGTGGGCCGGACGGCATGCCGGTGCCGGCGATGGCCCTGTTCGGTTTCGAGCTTTCTTCCGACAAGCAGTGGTACTGGGTGGTTGCGCTGCTGCTCTCGGTCAGTGTCTGGGCTTCGCTCAACCTGATCGATTCACCGTTCGGCCGTGCGCTGCGCGCCCTGCATGGTTCCGAAGTGGCCTCGCAGGTGGTCGGTGTCGATGTGGTGCGCTACAAGGTTGCGATTTTTGTCATGTCGGCGGTGTTCGCCAGCCTGATGGGCAGCGTCACGGCGCATTACGTGGGTTTCGTGACGCCGAATCTGGCCGATTTCTTCCACTCCATCGAACTGGTCACCATGGTCGTCATCGGTGGCATGGCTTCGGTCTATGGCTCGCTGGTTGGCGCCGTGCTGCTGACTGCATTGCCGCAGGCGCTGGCTACCTTTGAAGGCTGGGAAACCGTGGCTTTCGGTTCGATTTTAATGATCTGCATGATCTTCATGCCAAAGGGCCTGGTCCCGACGCTGGCCGCCAAGTTCGGCAAGGGAGAATGA
- a CDS encoding ABC transporter ATP-binding protein, producing the protein MALLDVSNLSIQFGGVKAVQNVSFSIDAGIVYAVIGPNGAGKTTLFNLITGVYKPTSGEIRLEGESIGGKSPNELATRGVARTFQNLQICMNMSAIENVMVGAHLRLDRNLLKAALRFPTLKRRDAEMRREAAELMAFVGLEKYVEARADAMSYGALKRLEIARALAMKPRLIFLDEPAAGLNPKETIEVDHLVRKIADSGVTVVLVEHDMKMVMNLSDRILVLDYGKKLAEGTGEEVRRNPDVIAAYLGAHA; encoded by the coding sequence ATGGCTTTGCTCGATGTATCCAACCTTTCCATTCAGTTCGGCGGCGTCAAGGCTGTCCAGAATGTCAGTTTCAGCATTGATGCAGGCATCGTTTATGCCGTGATCGGCCCGAATGGCGCTGGCAAGACAACGTTATTCAACCTGATTACCGGGGTCTACAAGCCAACCAGCGGTGAAATCCGGCTGGAGGGCGAGTCGATCGGTGGCAAGTCGCCGAACGAACTGGCGACGCGCGGTGTGGCCCGGACTTTCCAGAACCTGCAGATTTGCATGAACATGAGTGCCATCGAGAATGTGATGGTCGGTGCTCACCTGCGGCTTGACCGCAATCTGCTCAAGGCCGCCTTGCGTTTCCCGACCCTGAAACGGCGCGATGCCGAAATGCGTCGTGAAGCGGCTGAGCTGATGGCTTTTGTCGGCCTCGAAAAATATGTCGAGGCACGGGCCGATGCGATGTCCTACGGTGCGCTCAAGCGGCTTGAAATTGCCCGTGCGCTGGCCATGAAGCCGCGCCTGATCTTCCTCGATGAACCGGCCGCCGGTCTCAATCCGAAGGAAACCATCGAAGTCGACCATCTGGTCCGCAAAATTGCCGATTCCGGCGTGACGGTGGTGCTCGTCGAGCACGATATGAAGATGGTGATGAACCTGTCGGACCGCATCCTGGTGCTTGATTACGGCAAGAAACTGGCCGAAGGCACGGGTGAGGAAGTTCGCCGGAATCCGGACGTGATTGCTGCCTATCTCGGCGCGCACGCATAA
- a CDS encoding ATP-binding cassette domain-containing protein: MEALRVISEEHRNLWRIATTIDQVADEMEAGSKVDPAFFTSIFDYIEQFMDACHHTKEDDFLFPVLRQRSAEAALILDRLQAEHRNGPEVLKSLREQLAATATGALDNAAFAAALRTYTGSLKNHIRTEEKDAIPLAREALTAADWAEIDRAFLDNDDPLFGERARAEFRELFHRIASLAPESIGLGGHTAGELQPGASSAKADVLLSVRDVESCYGRIKALKGMSLEVRRGETVALVGANGAGKTTFLRTLSGIQPMSAGSIHFDGEDISKLRSDMRMRRGICQSPEGRQVFGPLSIEDNLRLGAYTQPKNQVEGDLEKVFAMFPILKEKRALPAGTLSGGQQQMLAIGRALMGRPKMLLLDEPSMGLAPLLVEEVFNVVKTLKSQGMTILLVEQNAFAALAIADRGYVLETGNVTLTGTGQELISNEQVRAAYLGM, from the coding sequence ATGGAAGCACTGCGCGTTATCAGCGAAGAACACCGCAATCTGTGGCGCATCGCCACGACCATCGACCAGGTGGCCGATGAGATGGAGGCTGGCAGCAAGGTCGATCCGGCTTTCTTTACGTCGATTTTCGATTACATCGAACAGTTCATGGATGCCTGCCATCACACCAAGGAAGATGACTTCCTGTTCCCGGTGTTGCGCCAGCGCAGCGCTGAGGCGGCACTCATTCTTGATCGCCTGCAAGCCGAGCACCGCAATGGTCCCGAAGTCCTGAAATCGCTGCGCGAGCAACTGGCCGCCACCGCGACAGGCGCGTTGGACAATGCCGCTTTTGCCGCCGCCCTGCGGACTTATACGGGCAGCTTGAAAAACCATATCCGGACGGAAGAAAAGGATGCCATTCCTTTGGCCCGCGAGGCGTTGACCGCAGCAGACTGGGCTGAAATCGACCGGGCGTTTCTCGACAACGACGATCCCTTGTTCGGTGAAAGGGCGCGCGCCGAGTTTCGCGAGTTGTTCCACCGTATCGCCAGCCTGGCGCCGGAGTCGATCGGCCTGGGCGGACACACGGCCGGCGAACTGCAACCGGGCGCTTCCTCGGCCAAGGCCGATGTGCTGCTCAGCGTCAGGGATGTCGAAAGCTGCTATGGTCGGATCAAGGCCTTGAAAGGCATGAGCCTCGAAGTGCGGCGCGGCGAGACAGTCGCCCTGGTCGGCGCCAACGGTGCCGGCAAGACGACCTTCCTGCGCACCTTGTCCGGCATTCAGCCGATGAGTGCCGGCAGCATCCATTTCGATGGCGAAGACATCAGCAAGCTGCGTTCCGACATGCGGATGCGGCGCGGTATCTGCCAGAGTCCGGAAGGACGCCAGGTTTTCGGGCCGCTGTCGATCGAGGACAACCTCCGTCTGGGGGCGTATACCCAGCCAAAAAACCAGGTCGAAGGCGATCTGGAAAAGGTTTTTGCGATGTTCCCGATTCTCAAGGAAAAGCGCGCGCTGCCGGCCGGTACCTTGTCCGGTGGTCAACAGCAGATGCTGGCGATTGGCCGGGCGCTGATGGGCCGTCCGAAAATGCTGCTGCTCGATGAGCCGTCGATGGGGCTGGCGCCGCTGCTTGTCGAGGAAGTTTTCAATGTGGTCAAAACGCTGAAATCGCAAGGCATGACCATCCTGCTCGTCGAACAGAATGCCTTTGCCGCGCTGGCCATCGCCGACCGTGGCTACGTGCTGGAAACCGGCAATGTCACGCTGACCGGTACCGGCCAGGAACTGATCAGCAACGAGCAGGTGCG